In a single window of the Ignavibacteriota bacterium genome:
- the nrfD gene encoding polysulfide reductase NrfD, whose product MNELSTTRTNPLIDPSLHIWGWEIPVYLFLGGLVAGIMIISGYFIFKGKSKHSYFSCFYLPHISLLLLSAGMFALFLDLEHKLYVWRLYTAFKISSPMSWGSWILLLVYPTLLATTLTRIPPAFQNRIKIFDTISTFINQHPTAVKNVGVLSMIVGAILGMYTGVLLSSLGARPLWNSSILWVLFLTSGLSSAAAFVHMITDDKYERELLAKADNGFLIFELFVFSQFIIGLLSSTQAHQRAAYLILNGPYAAVFWVFVIGLGIVVPLIIQLLAVNHKVQHTPVAPIMVVAGGLILRFVIVSAGQFSHWTITGQ is encoded by the coding sequence ATGAACGAACTATCAACAACACGAACGAACCCACTGATTGACCCGTCGCTCCATATTTGGGGCTGGGAAATCCCGGTCTATCTTTTTCTTGGCGGACTGGTCGCCGGCATTATGATTATCTCCGGCTACTTCATCTTCAAAGGAAAATCGAAACACAGTTATTTTTCCTGCTTCTATCTTCCACACATCAGCCTTCTCCTTCTCAGTGCAGGAATGTTTGCTCTATTCCTTGACCTCGAACATAAACTGTATGTCTGGCGATTATACACCGCGTTCAAAATCAGTTCGCCGATGTCGTGGGGTTCATGGATTTTGCTCCTCGTGTATCCAACATTGCTCGCCACAACACTCACAAGAATTCCTCCCGCGTTTCAAAATCGAATAAAAATATTTGATACAATTTCCACCTTCATCAATCAACATCCGACTGCAGTGAAAAACGTCGGCGTGTTGAGCATGATTGTCGGAGCGATTCTCGGAATGTACACCGGAGTTCTACTTAGTTCTCTTGGCGCTCGTCCGCTCTGGAACAGTTCAATTCTCTGGGTTCTCTTTCTCACCAGCGGACTCTCATCTGCCGCGGCGTTCGTTCACATGATTACCGACGACAAGTATGAACGGGAACTTCTTGCAAAAGCAGACAACGGATTTTTAATTTTCGAACTGTTCGTCTTCTCACAATTCATCATTGGCTTGCTCAGTTCAACACAAGCACACCAACGCGCTGCATATTTGATTTTGAACGGACCGTATGCGGCGGTGTTTTGGGTGTTCGTCATCGGGCTGGGAATTGTCGTTCCTCTCATCATTCAACTTCTTGCGGTGAACCATAAAGTTCAACACACACCCGTCGCGCCAATCATGGTGGTTGCAGGTGGATTGATTTTGCGATTCGTGATTGTCTCTGCCGGGCAGTTCAGTCATTGGACGATTACAGGACAATAG
- a CDS encoding 4Fe-4S dicluster domain-containing protein yields MSRYGMVIDTTKCVGCKDCVVACKTENNVPEGYNRDWIVQDVNGKFPDLTMEIRSERCNHCTTAPCVSCCPTGASHIHELGGVVLVTNNECIGCKACIASCPYDARFIHPDGYADKCTFCIHRVEKGLDPACVSVCPTHCMTFGDLNDANSQVSKLLNSRKHHSLMPEAGTEPNIFYLM; encoded by the coding sequence ATGTCACGATACGGAATGGTGATTGATACAACGAAATGTGTCGGCTGTAAGGATTGCGTGGTCGCATGTAAAACAGAAAATAATGTTCCCGAAGGATACAACCGCGATTGGATTGTGCAGGATGTGAACGGAAAATTTCCCGACCTGACTATGGAGATTCGCTCGGAACGATGCAACCATTGCACGACTGCGCCGTGCGTGAGTTGCTGTCCGACCGGCGCGAGCCACATTCACGAACTTGGCGGCGTGGTGCTGGTAACAAACAATGAGTGCATCGGTTGCAAGGCGTGCATCGCTTCGTGTCCGTACGATGCGCGGTTCATTCATCCCGACGGATACGCGGATAAATGTACCTTCTGCATCCACCGCGTTGAAAAAGGACTCGACCCTGCATGTGTCTCTGTCTGCCCGACGCATTGCATGACATTCGGAGATTTGAACGATGCGAACAGTCAGGTAAGTAAGTTACTGAACTCGCGTAAACATCACTCGTTGATGCCGGAAGCGGGAACAGAACCGAACATTTTTTATTTGATGTAA